The following coding sequences are from one Primulina eburnea isolate SZY01 chromosome 15, ASM2296580v1, whole genome shotgun sequence window:
- the LOC140814155 gene encoding protein NPGR2-like, translating into MSFKYWFRNQKSSLSLKFRKMMKCICSGEQIRGDEIIPSSESLATRDFSASGYSSRPGDDTKVDSSNIEEAESSLRESGFLNYEEARALLGRLEYQKGNIEAALSVFEGIDIAAVIPRIKVTVVRRCELSRRHSQSDTALPMSMHAVSLLVEAIFLKAKSLQALGRYAEAAQSCKVILDALESAIPEGVPENFASDCKLLETLNKAVELLPELWILAYTHQEAILAYRRALLHQWSLDVETRTRIEKNFAVFLLYSGNNAMPPNLRSQMEGSFIPRNNIEEAVLLLLLIVRKFILGRVGWDPSILDHLGFALSISSECVSLAHQIEELPPRTNDENEKYMYLALCYHAEGENMVALNLLRNFLKNRESHDVGFELLLASKICIEDCDCLDEGIGYIYKFLTEIGNCLQRVGFANYLRGLCLSSQSRGALSDSKRIMKQSEALEAFETAQRMTNEKKACIVFSLCLENAEQRKLDVALSYAKLLLKLEAGSNVNGWILFARILSAQKRYVDAENIIDTALNEAGKWNQGELLRTKAKLQIAQDRLRDAVETYTKLLAVLQVQRKSFGVHKKLVKNMREINRSLEVETWHDLANVYTSLSQWRDAEICLSKSEEINPHSASRLHSTGLLYEGKEQHKEALKFFEKALDIEPNHVPSLISTAVILRRLSEQSQPIVKSFLTDALRLERTNATAWYNLGLLYKTGSKALALEAAECFEAAALLQESEPVEPFRDA; encoded by the exons ATGAGCTTTAAATACTGGTTTCGCAACCAAAAGAGTAGCTTGAGTTTGAAATTTAGGAAGATGATGAAATGTATTTGCTCCGGAGAGCAAATCAGAGGAGATGAAATCATTCCTTCGTCAGAGTCCCTTGCAACACGGGACTTTTCAGCCAGTGGGTATTCTTCTCGACCAGGGGATGATACGAAAGTCGACTCCAGCAATATAGAAGAGGCGGAATCATCTCTTCGAGAGAGTGGGTTTTTAAATTATGAG GAAGCCAGAGCTTTATTGGGGCGACTAGAGTACCAAAAAGGGAACATCGAAGCTGCTCTTAGTGTTTTTGAAGGAATTGATATTGCTGCAGTGATTCCTCGAATAAAAGTAACTGTAGTTCGTAGGTGTGAGCTGTCTAGACGTCATTCTCAGAGTGACACTGCTCTACCTATGTCAATGCATGCCGTTAGTTTGCTTGTTGAGGCTATATTTCTCAAAGCAAAATCACTACAAGCTCTAGGAAGGTATGCAG AAGCTGCTCAATCATGTAAAGTAATATTGGATGCTCTTGAGTCTGCAATCCCTGAAGGTGTGCCTGAAAATTTTGCTTCTGACTGTAAATTGCTGGAGACCTTAAACAAAGCCGTAGAATTACTTCCAGAGTTATGGATCCTTGCTTATACTCATCAAGAAGCAATTTTAGCCTACAGAAGGGCCCTGCTTCATCAGTGGAGTCTTGATGTAGAGACCAGAACAAGAATTGAAAAGAATTTTGCCGTTTTTCTTCTTTATAGTGGTAACAATgcaatgcctccaaatcttcgcTCCCAAATGGAGGGGTCGTTCATACCAAGAAACAACATTGAAGAAGCAGTTCTCCTCCTCCTCCTTATTGTCCGGAAATTTATCCTCGGAAGAGTTGGATGGGACCCATCAATCTTGGATCACCTTGGTTTCGCATTATCCATCTCCAGCGAATGTGTGTCCCTCGCCCATCAGATTGAAGAGTTGCCTCCAAGGACAAATGATGAAAACGAAAAATACATGTATCTGGCTCTTTGTTACCATGCAGAAGGTGAAAATATGGTTGCTCTCAATTTGTTgcgaaattttttgaaaaatagagAGAGTCATGATGTTGGGTTTGAGCTACTGCTGGCTTCGAAGATCTGTATAGAGGATTGTGATTGCCTTGACGAAGGGATAGGGTATATTTACAAATTTCTGACTGAAATAGGAAATTGTCTTCAACGGGTTGGTTTCGCAAACTACCTTCGAGGTCTTTGTCTCTCATCACAATCTAGAGGCGCTTTGTCTGATTCCAAAAGAATAATGAAGCAATCCGAAGCACTTGAAGCATTTGAAACCGCACAAAGAATGACTAATGAGAAAAAAGCCTGCATTGTATTCTCTCTTTGTCTGGAAAATGCTGAGCAGAGAAAGTTAGATGTTGCTCTTTCTTACGCGAAGCTGTTATTGAAATTGGAGGCTGGTTCTAACGTAAATGGATGGATTCTTTTTGCTCGGATTTTATCTGCTCAGAAGAGATACGTTGACGCGGAAAACATTATTGATACTGCTTTAAATGAAGCAGGGAAATGGAATCAAGGAGAATTGCTGCGTACTAAGGCCAAACTTCAGATTGCGCAGGACCGTTTAAGGGATGCAGTTGAAACATATACAAAACTCCTTGCTGTTCTTCAAGTCCAGAGGAAGAGTTTTGGAGTTCATAAAAAGCTTGTAAAG AACATGAGGGAAATCAATAGAAGTTTAGAAGTAGAAACATGGCATGATCTAGCAAATGTGTACACCAGCTTATCACAGTGGCGGGATGCCGAAATATGTCTTTCGAAATCTGAAGAGATCAATCCACATTCAGCTTCAAGATTGCATTCCACAG GTTTACTCTATGAAGGTAAAGAACAACATAAGGAAGCTCTAAAGTTTTTCGAGAAGGCACTAGATATTGAACCCAATCACGTCCCAAGCTTGATATCTACTGCCGTTATTCTCAGACGACTCAGTGAGCAATCACAGCCAATAGTTAAAAGCTTTCTGACCGACGCATTGCGCCTTGAAAGAACCAACGCTACTGCATGGTACAATCTTGGCCTGCTTTACAAGACTGGGAGCAAGGCATTAGCTTTGGAAGCAGCCGAGTGTTTTGAGGCTGCAGCCCTGCTTCAAGAATCTGAGCCAGTTGAACCTTTCAGAGACGCGTGA